From a single Nicotiana tabacum cultivar K326 chromosome 8, ASM71507v2, whole genome shotgun sequence genomic region:
- the LOC107771010 gene encoding uncharacterized protein LOC107771010: MIFENAIEFRKALANYAIEYKVQIKLRPNEPHRVRAKCKSKRCKWVCYACIDRDSGDFKVNNYYPVHKCDTSNKNKLCTSKFVAKKFKDEITKQPHKRIWEIQELCRDKLGLYVGKTICYRAKLRVFRESMSDWNMEFARLCDYADMIKQTNPGSSCWKGWLEGCRRIIGFNGCFLKGACKGELLVIVDKNGNQQMFPIAWAVVDHETKHSWSFFINYLKDDLQLGTGEGLTVMEDMQKGFAAALNEVLPNAEFRMCARHIWSNWHKKWKEEEKRK, from the exons ATGATTTTTGAGAATGCTATAGAGTTTCGGAAAGCATTAGCAAATTATGCAATTGAGTACAAGGTGCAGATTAAATTGAGACCAAATGAACCACATAGGGTGAGGGCTAAGTGTAAATCAAAGAGATGCAAATGGGTGTGTTATGCTTGTATTGATAGAGATTCAGGTGATTTTAAAGTAAATAACTACTACCCAGTACACAAATGTGATACTTCAAACAAGAATAAGTTATGCACTTCAAAGTTTGTTGCAAAGAAATTCAAAGATGAAATAACTAAGCAACCCCACAAAAGGATATGGGAAATACAGGAGTTGTGTAGGGACAAGCTAGGATTGTATGTTGGCAAGACAATTTGTTATAGGGCTAAGTTGCGTGTTTTCAGAGAGTCCATGAGTGATTGGAATATGGAGTTTGCAAGGTTATGTGATTATGCTGATATGATAAAACAGACCAATCCTGGTAGCTCATGTTGG AAAGGTTGGTTAGAAGGATGTAGGAGAATCATAGGTTTTAATGGTTGTTTCTTAAAGGGTGCTTGTAAAGGTGAGCTCCTAGTTATTGTTGACAAGAATGGAAATCAACAAATGTTTCCTATAGCATGGGCAGTTGTGGACCATGAGACAAAACATAGCTGGAGTTTTTTCATCAACTACTTGAAAGATGATTTGCAATTGGGAACTGGAGAAGGATTGACTGTGATGGAAGATATGCAAAAG GGATTTGCTGCAGCTTTGAATGAAGTTTTACCTAATGCTGAATTTAGGATGTGTGCCAGGCATATCTGGTCTAATTGGCATAAGAAAtggaaagaagaggaaaagagaaaataa